The DNA window AAAAGAAACTAGTAAAAACGTCGCAATGATCGGCGTAAGCGCTTTCTTATGCACTCTGCGGTGCTTTCCAATAGGTTTGACCATTATGTGTTATCTCTTTAATTCTATTTGCTGGTATAAATATTTCTCCGCCCTGTCCAACAAACACAAGGAAATCTTTTTCAAGCTTCTTAAGATTATGTGCTGGTAGATTAACTATTTTATTGCTAGCTTTATCCAAATAAGTGACAGAAAGTTCTTGTCTTGAAGGATGTCTGTGTATCCGATCGTAAATAATCTCTCCTTGTTTAATCTCATCAAGGGGAGTAACATCTTTAAAGATAAAACTTGAAAGAGTTAGCATTAATACTCCTACTCCTAAACTAACCAATGGGTTTGCTAAATACCCTATGTTTCCCACTCCATCCCACAGTCCTGTCCAAAAAAAAACGACACCCATCACTCCGAAAAGGAACCAAAAGTACTTCTTCACTTTCTCAGTATGTAAGACCATCATGCCCTCCAATAGATCTTATCATTTTGAAAGATTTTTTTAACACGATGAATAGGAATAAAAAATTCCTGTTTAGTAGGAAGCACTACAATTAAAGCGGTTTCGTCCAACTGACTAATCGATACTGCCGGCACTTCTACTTCTTTTTTTTGAACTTTATCATAATATTTTATTTTAAATTGATTTTTTTGAGGATGAGCCATAATCCCTTCAAATCGTGTTACCAATGCTTTCTCCATACCACCAAGCGGGTCAAACTCTTTGAACACAAGACCGGAAAATGTTAACATTGTCAGTCCAATAAACAAGAACACAAAGGGGTCACCAATCACATCACTTACTACAGGAATAACATAAATTCCTTCCCATACGCCTTTCCATGCTAAGATAATCGCTGCTGCTGAGTACATAGACCAGAGAAAATGACGATCTTCTTCACGTAACATCTAAATAACCTCTTTTGAAGAACTATATTTAGAGGGTATAAATAGCTTTCTGCTTTCTCAATTACCTTTTATTTCATCACATACACTTTCAACGGTGGAAATCCATTAAATCCCACACTACTTACCTGCCAAGTATATGCACCTGTAGATAAAAAGTACAATTTGTCGCCTTCCTTGATATTCGCAGGAAGCTCATAGCGAAAATGTTCATATAAAATGTCGTGACTATCGCACGTTGGACCAGCCAGAATAAACTCTTTCATTTTACGAGAGTCTAATTTTGTCATGATGGGATACTTGATTGCTTCTCCCGCGCATTCATCCAACCCATTCCAGACTCCTGCATCAAGATACATCCATTCACATCCCATAGACTTTGATTTTGTAGCAATCAACATGACTTCGCTTACAATAACTCCCGCAGTACCAACCATGTAGCGACCAGGTTCAATAATAATGCGTGGTAGATTTTTTCCAAAATGAAATTTGAGTGATGCAGAAATTTTCTTTCCATAATATTCTAACGAAGGACTTTGCGAAAGATAGTGCGAGGGCAACCCTCCTCCTAAATTGAGCATTTCTAATTTAACGCCTTCTTTCTCAAGACGTTCAAAAAGATACTTACATTGCGCAATCGCTTGGTCCCATTGTTCCACATCGTGCTGCTGTGATCCAACATGAAATGATAACCCATAGGGAACCAAACCTTCCTTTTTGGCATGATGCGCAAGTTCTCGAATAATATCGGGATGTGCGCCAAATTTACGTGACAGTGGCCAATCTGCCCCCTCACCATCAACCAACAACCGAAAAAAAACTCTTGAACCTGGGGCGTATTTAACCAGCTTAAGCATATCTGAATGAGAATCTGTTGCAAACATACGTATGCCCTTTTTGTAGAAATATTGTATATCTTCTATTTTTTTAATTGTGTTACCAAAGCTAATACGATCTGGTTTAACTTTAAAAGCAAGAAGTTGATCCAATTCATAACGTGAAGCGATATCAAAAGAACATTTTTGTTTTAACAGAGTTGAAACGACAGCCGGATGTGGGTTTGCTTTAAGCGCGTAAAAAATCTGAGCAAAAGGAAGCGCTTTTTGCAGTTGCAAGAAATTATGCTTTACTCGTTGTGGATCAAGTATCAAAAAAGGCGTTTTTTTCCCTTTGGCAAATCTTTCAAATTTCCCAAATCCTACTTCTTTTGCAATCTTCTTTGTTTTAAGATAGTACTCAGGCATAAAACACAGAACTATTTTGGTTTATTTAAAATCTACTTTTTCAAGCATCAATATATCCGAAAGATGCTAACCATAAAGAAAAAGTTAAAACAAAGAAAAATTTATTCGATACGCACTTTTAACAC is part of the Candidatus Woesearchaeota archaeon genome and encodes:
- a CDS encoding type III PLP-dependent enzyme, which encodes MPEYYLKTKKIAKEVGFGKFERFAKGKKTPFLILDPQRVKHNFLQLQKALPFAQIFYALKANPHPAVVSTLLKQKCSFDIASRYELDQLLAFKVKPDRISFGNTIKKIEDIQYFYKKGIRMFATDSHSDMLKLVKYAPGSRVFFRLLVDGEGADWPLSRKFGAHPDIIRELAHHAKKEGLVPYGLSFHVGSQQHDVEQWDQAIAQCKYLFERLEKEGVKLEMLNLGGGLPSHYLSQSPSLEYYGKKISASLKFHFGKNLPRIIIEPGRYMVGTAGVIVSEVMLIATKSKSMGCEWMYLDAGVWNGLDECAGEAIKYPIMTKLDSRKMKEFILAGPTCDSHDILYEHFRYELPANIKEGDKLYFLSTGAYTWQVSSVGFNGFPPLKVYVMK
- a CDS encoding DUF504 domain-containing protein — encoded protein: MLREEDRHFLWSMYSAAAIILAWKGVWEGIYVIPVVSDVIGDPFVFLFIGLTMLTFSGLVFKEFDPLGGMEKALVTRFEGIMAHPQKNQFKIKYYDKVQKKEVEVPAVSISQLDETALIVVLPTKQEFFIPIHRVKKIFQNDKIYWRA
- a CDS encoding DUF504 domain-containing protein is translated as MMVLHTEKVKKYFWFLFGVMGVVFFWTGLWDGVGNIGYLANPLVSLGVGVLMLTLSSFIFKDVTPLDEIKQGEIIYDRIHRHPSRQELSVTYLDKASNKIVNLPAHNLKKLEKDFLVFVGQGGEIFIPANRIKEITHNGQTYWKAPQSA